In Janthinobacterium rivuli, a single genomic region encodes these proteins:
- the hisD gene encoding histidinol dehydrogenase has translation MPIQIRKLDSSQDGFQQSLDTLLAFEAGTDAAIETSVAKILADVKTRGDAAVLEYTNRFDRIPHGGAAEMAAFDISQAELQAALNGLPSAQREALQIAAQRIRAFHERQREELRGFSYTEPDGTVLGQKITPLDRVGIYVPGGKAAYPSSVLMNAIPAHVAGVGEIIMVVPTPDGVKNQMVLAAAAIAGVTRVITIGGAQAVGALAYGTQTIAAVDKIVGPGNAYVAAAKRRVFGIVGIDMIAGPSEILVLCDGTTDPDWVAMDLFSQAEHDELAQAILLCPDADYIAQVEESIAKLLPTMPRQATISTSLADRGALIKVRSMEEACEIANSIAAEHLEISADNPQQWAERIRHAGAMFLGRFSSESLGDYCCGPNHVLPTSRTARFSSPLGVYDFQKRSSIIHVSEAGAQTLGRVAATLAYGEGLQAHARSAELRLKPQP, from the coding sequence ATGCCGATACAGATACGCAAGCTCGATTCAAGCCAGGATGGTTTCCAACAATCGCTCGACACCTTGCTGGCGTTCGAGGCGGGCACCGATGCGGCGATTGAAACGTCGGTCGCAAAAATCCTGGCCGATGTGAAAACGCGCGGCGACGCCGCCGTACTGGAATACACCAACCGTTTCGACCGCATCCCGCATGGCGGCGCGGCGGAAATGGCGGCCTTCGATATTTCGCAAGCCGAATTGCAGGCGGCCCTGAACGGCTTGCCGTCGGCCCAGCGCGAGGCGCTGCAGATCGCCGCGCAGCGCATCCGCGCCTTCCACGAACGCCAGCGCGAGGAATTGCGCGGTTTTAGCTACACCGAGCCCGATGGCACGGTGCTGGGGCAAAAAATTACGCCGCTGGACCGGGTCGGCATCTACGTCCCGGGCGGCAAGGCAGCGTATCCATCGTCCGTGCTGATGAACGCCATTCCCGCGCACGTGGCGGGCGTGGGCGAGATTATCATGGTGGTGCCGACGCCGGACGGCGTGAAAAACCAGATGGTGCTGGCCGCCGCCGCAATCGCCGGCGTGACGCGCGTGATCACCATCGGCGGCGCGCAAGCTGTCGGCGCCCTGGCGTATGGCACGCAGACGATCGCCGCCGTGGATAAAATCGTCGGTCCCGGCAATGCCTATGTGGCCGCCGCCAAGCGCCGCGTGTTCGGCATCGTCGGCATCGACATGATCGCCGGGCCATCGGAAATTCTGGTGCTGTGCGACGGCACCACGGACCCTGACTGGGTGGCGATGGACCTGTTTTCGCAGGCCGAGCACGACGAACTGGCGCAGGCGATTCTGCTGTGCCCTGACGCCGATTACATCGCGCAAGTCGAAGAGAGCATCGCCAAGCTGCTGCCGACGATGCCGCGCCAGGCCACCATCAGCACCTCGCTGGCCGACCGCGGCGCCCTGATCAAGGTGCGCAGCATGGAAGAAGCGTGCGAGATCGCCAACAGCATCGCCGCGGAACACCTGGAAATCTCGGCGGACAACCCGCAGCAGTGGGCCGAGCGGATCCGCCACGCGGGCGCCATGTTCCTCGGCCGCTTCTCGTCCGAATCGCTGGGCGACTATTGCTGCGGTCCCAATCACGTGCTGCCGACCTCGCGCACGGCGCGTTTCTCGTCGCCGCTGGGCGTGTACGATTTCCAGAAGCGCTCGTCCATCATTCACGTCAGCGAAGCGGGCGCGCAAACCCTGGGCCGTGTCGCCGCCACGCTGGCGTATGGCGAAGGCTTGCAAGCGCACGCGCGCAGCGCCGAACTGCGCCTGAAGCCGCAGCCATGA
- the hisC gene encoding histidinol-phosphate transaminase, with translation MSFLDQLISNTVRADVRAVKSYQVADASGYIKLDAMENPYPLPQHLREELGARLAGVALNRYPPSYASLQAAICAKLGVPAGYDVMLGNGSDELISILAMACAHQEPGKRAVLLAPVPAFVMYARSAQFAGMDFVGVPLQADFSLDMPAMLAAIEQHRPALVFLAYPNNPTGNLFATADIERILAALGDTGIAVVDEAYEPFAQHSFMGRLPEFENLVVMRTVSKLGLAGIRLGYMSAEPALLAQFEKVRPPYNVNVLTQAAAEFALDHIDVLNAQADLLNSARDALALRLAELPGVTVFPSKANFLLIRVADSDDVCAKLLARRVLIKNMSKMHAALANCLRISVSTPEENSLFYDAFKASLV, from the coding sequence ATGTCTTTCCTCGATCAGTTAATCAGCAACACCGTGCGCGCCGATGTGCGGGCCGTCAAAAGCTACCAGGTCGCCGATGCCAGCGGTTACATCAAACTCGATGCGATGGAAAACCCGTATCCGCTGCCGCAGCATCTGCGCGAGGAGCTGGGCGCGCGCCTGGCCGGCGTGGCGCTGAACCGCTATCCGCCGTCTTACGCCAGCCTGCAGGCGGCCATCTGCGCCAAGCTGGGCGTGCCCGCCGGCTATGACGTCATGCTGGGCAATGGCTCCGATGAACTCATTTCCATCCTGGCCATGGCGTGCGCCCACCAGGAGCCGGGCAAGCGCGCCGTGTTGCTGGCGCCCGTGCCCGCCTTCGTCATGTATGCACGCTCGGCGCAGTTTGCCGGCATGGATTTCGTCGGCGTGCCTTTGCAGGCCGACTTCAGCCTGGACATGCCGGCCATGCTGGCGGCGATTGAACAGCATCGCCCGGCGCTGGTGTTTCTCGCGTATCCAAACAACCCGACGGGCAACCTGTTTGCCACTGCCGACATCGAGCGCATCCTCGCCGCGCTTGGCGACACGGGCATCGCCGTCGTCGACGAAGCGTACGAGCCGTTCGCGCAGCACAGTTTCATGGGCCGCTTGCCTGAATTTGAAAACCTGGTGGTGATGCGCACCGTGTCGAAACTGGGCCTGGCCGGCATCCGCCTCGGCTACATGTCGGCCGAGCCGGCCCTGCTGGCGCAATTTGAAAAAGTGCGCCCGCCATACAATGTGAATGTATTGACGCAGGCGGCGGCCGAATTCGCGCTCGATCACATCGACGTGTTGAATGCCCAGGCGGACTTGCTCAACAGCGCGCGCGATGCATTGGCGCTGCGTCTGGCAGAGTTGCCGGGCGTGACGGTATTCCCCTCGAAGGCAAATTTTCTTCTGATTCGTGTGGCGGATTCCGACGATGTTTGCGCAAAACTGCTTGCCCGCAGGGTTTTAATTAAAAATATGAGTAAAATGCATGCTGCGTTGGCCAATTGCCTGCGCATCAGCGTCAGCACCCCGGAAGAAAATTCCCTTTTTTACGATGCCTTCAAGGCATCCCTCGTTTAG
- the hisH gene encoding imidazole glycerol phosphate synthase subunit HisH has product MNKIVVVDYGMGNLRSVAQALRAVAPEADVRISGTVEDIDSADRIVLPGQGAMPDCMRSLRESGVLEALLRAADSKPVLGVCIGEQMLFDGSEEGNAAGLGLLPGKVVRFQLDGQVQEDGSRFKVPQMGWNQVRQTASHVMWDGIADNAYFYFVHSYFAQPQEAAHTVGETVYGAPFACAVARDNIFATQFHPEKSAAAGLQLYKNFVHWQP; this is encoded by the coding sequence ATGAATAAAATTGTGGTGGTGGATTACGGCATGGGCAATTTGCGCTCGGTGGCGCAGGCCTTGCGCGCCGTGGCGCCGGAAGCCGACGTGCGCATTTCCGGCACTGTGGAAGACATCGACAGCGCCGACCGCATCGTCTTGCCGGGCCAGGGCGCCATGCCCGACTGCATGCGCAGCCTGCGCGAATCGGGCGTGCTTGAAGCGCTGCTGCGCGCCGCCGACAGCAAGCCCGTGCTGGGCGTGTGCATCGGCGAGCAAATGCTGTTCGACGGCAGCGAAGAAGGCAATGCGGCCGGTCTGGGCTTGCTGCCAGGCAAAGTCGTGCGTTTCCAGCTCGACGGCCAGGTGCAGGAAGACGGCTCGCGCTTCAAGGTGCCGCAAATGGGCTGGAACCAAGTGCGGCAAACGGCGTCCCATGTCATGTGGGATGGCATCGCCGACAACGCGTATTTTTACTTTGTGCACAGTTATTTTGCTCAACCTCAAGAGGCGGCGCACACGGTGGGCGAGACTGTCTATGGCGCGCCGTTCGCCTGCGCCGTCGCCCGTGATAATATTTTCGCGACACAGTTTCACCCTGAAAAAAGCGCTGCCGCTGGCTTGCAGCTGTACAAGAACTTCGTTCACTGGCAACCTTAA
- the hisF gene encoding imidazole glycerol phosphate synthase subunit HisF, producing MLAKRIIPCLDVTNGRVVKGVNFTELRDAGDPVEIARRYDEQGADEITFLDITASSDNRGLIFDIIEAVASQVFIPLTVGGGVRVVEDVRRLLNAGADKVSINTSAVTNPQLVFEASQKHGSQCIVVAIDAKQVSPGKWEVFTHGGRTATGLDAFAWARKMESLGAGEILLTSMDRDGTKVGFDLGLTRGVSDAVSIPVIASGGVGGLQDLVDGIKVGRADAVLAASIFHYGQHTVQEAKRFMAQQGIPMRLA from the coding sequence ATGCTTGCAAAACGTATCATCCCCTGCCTCGACGTGACCAATGGCCGCGTCGTCAAAGGCGTCAATTTCACGGAATTGCGCGATGCCGGCGACCCGGTGGAAATCGCCCGCCGCTATGACGAGCAGGGCGCCGACGAAATCACTTTCCTCGACATTACCGCGTCCAGCGACAACCGCGGCCTGATCTTCGACATCATCGAAGCCGTGGCGTCGCAAGTGTTCATTCCGCTGACCGTGGGTGGCGGCGTGCGCGTGGTGGAAGACGTGCGCCGGCTGCTCAACGCGGGCGCCGACAAGGTCAGCATCAACACCTCGGCCGTGACGAATCCCCAACTGGTGTTTGAGGCGTCGCAAAAGCACGGCTCGCAATGCATCGTCGTCGCCATCGACGCCAAACAAGTGTCGCCCGGCAAGTGGGAAGTGTTTACCCATGGCGGACGCACCGCCACGGGCCTGGACGCGTTCGCATGGGCGCGTAAAATGGAAAGCCTGGGCGCCGGCGAGATCTTGCTCACCAGCATGGACCGCGACGGCACCAAGGTCGGCTTCGACCTGGGCCTGACGCGCGGCGTGTCCGACGCCGTCAGCATTCCCGTGATCGCCTCGGGCGGCGTGGGCGGCTTGCAAGACCTGGTCGACGGCATCAAGGTGGGCCGCGCGGACGCCGTGCTGGCCGCCAGCATCTTCCACTATGGCCAGCACACGGTGCAGGAAGCCAAGCGGTTCATGGCGCAGCAGGGCATTCCCATGCGCCTGGCGTAA
- a CDS encoding DNA-methyltransferase has translation MTKLAEQPDWVNRVYCEDALAGLARIPDGSVDLILTDPPYNLGKDYGNASDQQSVADYLRWTEEWIDAALPKLKANGSLYIFLTWRYSPEIFVMLKQRMAMMNEIIWDRRVPSMGGSVRSFSSVHDTIGFFVKRKDYYFDLDAVRIAYDAATKKARSRSIFIGAKWLEVGYNPKDLWSVSRLHKEHPERADHPTQKPLEIIERMVKASCPPGGVVLDLFMGSGTTALAAKRCGRDFVGFELNPDYCAIIEQRLAALTQELAEPATLAAPKPVRAAAKKPAAAKKPPAVKKTPARKARSASVPEDVVI, from the coding sequence ATGACGAAGTTGGCGGAGCAGCCGGACTGGGTCAACCGGGTCTATTGCGAAGATGCGCTGGCGGGACTGGCGCGCATTCCCGATGGCTCGGTGGACCTGATCCTGACGGATCCGCCGTACAACCTGGGCAAGGATTACGGCAATGCCTCGGACCAGCAGTCCGTGGCCGACTACCTGCGCTGGACGGAAGAGTGGATCGATGCGGCGCTGCCCAAGCTGAAGGCCAACGGCAGCCTGTATATTTTTTTGACCTGGCGCTATTCGCCGGAGATCTTCGTCATGCTGAAACAGCGCATGGCCATGATGAATGAAATCATCTGGGACCGCCGCGTGCCGTCCATGGGCGGCAGCGTGCGCAGCTTTTCATCGGTGCACGACACCATCGGCTTTTTCGTCAAGCGCAAGGATTACTACTTCGACCTTGATGCGGTGCGCATCGCCTACGACGCGGCCACCAAGAAAGCCCGTTCGCGCTCGATCTTCATCGGCGCGAAATGGCTGGAAGTGGGCTACAACCCGAAAGACTTGTGGAGCGTGTCGCGCCTGCACAAGGAACACCCGGAACGGGCCGACCACCCGACGCAAAAGCCGCTTGAAATCATCGAGCGCATGGTGAAGGCGTCGTGCCCGCCCGGCGGCGTGGTGCTCGACCTGTTCATGGGCAGCGGCACCACGGCCCTGGCAGCGAAGCGCTGCGGGCGCGATTTCGTCGGCTTTGAACTGAATCCCGACTACTGCGCCATCATCGAACAACGGCTGGCGGCATTGACGCAGGAGCTGGCCGAACCGGCCACATTGGCCGCGCCCAAGCCCGTCAGGGCGGCAGCGAAAAAGCCGGCGGCTGCCAAAAAGCCGCCCGCCGTGAAAAAAACGCCGGCCCGCAAGGCGCGCAGCGCTAGCGTGCCGGAAGACGTCGTCATTTAA
- the hisG gene encoding ATP phosphoribosyltransferase — MNGSNNGDSSQLILALSKGRIFEDTMPLLEAAGIKVLENPETSRKLILATNDPNVRVIIVRASDVPTYVQYGAADFGVAGKDVLLEHGGEGLYQPIDLNIASCRMSVAVQAGFDYEKAVHQGARLRVATKFVHTAREHFAAKGVHVDLIKLYGSMELAPLVGLSDAIVDLVSTGSTLRANNLVEVEHIMEISSRLVVNQAALKLKRERLQPIIEAFERASQTNSQA, encoded by the coding sequence ATGAACGGATCGAATAACGGTGACAGCTCCCAGCTGATTCTGGCGCTCTCGAAAGGCCGCATTTTTGAGGACACCATGCCGCTGCTGGAAGCGGCCGGCATCAAGGTGCTGGAAAACCCGGAGACCTCGCGCAAGCTGATTTTGGCCACCAACGATCCGAACGTGCGCGTCATCATCGTGCGCGCCAGCGACGTGCCGACCTACGTGCAGTACGGCGCGGCCGACTTCGGTGTGGCGGGCAAGGATGTCTTGCTCGAACACGGCGGCGAAGGCCTGTACCAGCCGATCGACCTGAATATCGCTTCCTGCCGCATGTCGGTGGCGGTGCAGGCCGGTTTTGACTACGAAAAGGCCGTGCATCAGGGCGCGCGCTTGCGCGTGGCGACCAAGTTCGTGCACACGGCGCGCGAGCATTTCGCCGCCAAAGGCGTGCACGTCGACCTGATCAAGCTGTATGGCTCGATGGAGCTGGCGCCTTTGGTCGGCCTGTCCGACGCCATCGTCGACCTGGTCAGCACGGGCAGCACCTTGCGTGCGAACAACCTCGTCGAGGTCGAGCACATCATGGAAATTTCGTCGCGCCTGGTGGTCAACCAGGCGGCGTTAAAACTCAAGCGCGAGCGCTTGCAGCCGATCATCGAGGCGTTTGAACGTGCTTCGCAAACTAATTCGCAAGCCTAG
- the hisB gene encoding imidazoleglycerol-phosphate dehydratase HisB, translating to MNRTAEITRNTNETQVRVALNLDGTGQQKLNTGVPFLDHMLDQIARHGLIDLDIEATGDVHIDNHHTVEDVGITLGMAVAKAIGDKKGIRRYGHAYVPLDEALSRVVLDFSGRPGIEYHIPFTRAMIAGFDVDLTLEFFRGFVNHAGVTLHIDNLRGTNAHHQCETVFKAFGRALRMAAELDERAAGIIPSTKGSL from the coding sequence ATGAACCGCACCGCAGAAATCACGCGCAACACCAATGAGACGCAAGTTCGCGTCGCCCTCAACCTGGACGGCACGGGCCAGCAAAAGCTCAATACCGGCGTGCCCTTCCTCGACCATATGCTGGACCAGATCGCCCGCCACGGCTTGATCGACCTCGATATCGAAGCGACGGGCGACGTGCATATCGACAACCACCATACGGTGGAAGACGTGGGCATCACGCTGGGCATGGCCGTGGCCAAGGCCATCGGCGACAAGAAGGGCATCCGCCGCTACGGCCACGCGTATGTGCCGCTGGACGAGGCGCTGTCGCGCGTGGTGCTCGATTTCTCGGGTCGCCCGGGCATCGAATACCATATCCCGTTTACGCGCGCCATGATCGCCGGCTTCGACGTCGACCTGACCCTGGAATTTTTCCGCGGCTTCGTCAACCATGCGGGCGTGACCTTGCATATCGACAACCTGCGCGGCACGAATGCCCACCATCAATGCGAAACCGTGTTCAAGGCCTTTGGCCGCGCGCTGCGCATGGCTGCCGAGCTCGACGAGCGCGCGGCCGGCATCATTCCATCGACCAAGGGCAGCCTGTAA
- the hisA gene encoding 1-(5-phosphoribosyl)-5-[(5-phosphoribosylamino)methylideneamino]imidazole-4-carboxamide isomerase — protein sequence MLLIPAIDLKDGHCVRLKQGDMELATVFSEDPADMARHWLMQGARRLHLVDLNGAFAGKPKNEGAVKAILKAVQDFAVENDIEEIPVQLGGGIRDLDTIERYLDAGITYIIIGTAAVKSPGFLHDACSAFPGHIIVGLDAKDGKVATDGWSKMSGHEVIDLAKKFEAYGVESIIYTDIGRDGMMGGINIDATVKLAQAVKIPVIASGGLHNIGDVEALCAVQAEGIEGVICGRSIYEGTIDLAQAQERADALTDAAV from the coding sequence ATGCTGCTCATTCCCGCCATCGACCTCAAAGACGGTCACTGCGTACGCCTGAAACAAGGCGATATGGAACTTGCCACCGTATTTTCCGAAGACCCGGCCGACATGGCCCGCCATTGGCTGATGCAAGGCGCGCGCCGGCTGCACCTGGTCGACCTGAACGGCGCCTTTGCCGGCAAGCCGAAGAATGAAGGCGCCGTCAAGGCCATCCTGAAAGCCGTGCAGGATTTCGCCGTGGAAAACGACATCGAGGAAATCCCCGTGCAGCTGGGCGGCGGCATCCGCGACCTCGACACCATCGAGCGCTACCTCGACGCCGGCATTACCTACATCATCATCGGCACGGCGGCCGTGAAAAGCCCCGGCTTCCTGCACGATGCCTGCAGCGCCTTCCCCGGCCACATCATCGTCGGCCTCGATGCCAAGGATGGTAAAGTGGCAACGGATGGCTGGAGCAAGATGTCGGGCCACGAAGTGATCGACCTGGCGAAAAAATTCGAAGCCTACGGCGTCGAATCGATCATTTACACGGACATCGGCCGCGACGGCATGATGGGCGGCATCAATATCGACGCCACCGTCAAGCTGGCGCAAGCCGTCAAGATCCCCGTCATCGCCTCGGGCGGCCTGCACAATATCGGCGACGTGGAAGCGCTGTGCGCGGTCCAGGCCGAAGGCATCGAAGGCGTGATCTGCGGCCGTTCCATCTATGAAGGCACGATCGACCTGGCGCAGGCGCAAGAACGCGCCGACGCACTGACCGACGCCGCCGTTTAA